From one Eptesicus fuscus isolate TK198812 chromosome 21, DD_ASM_mEF_20220401, whole genome shotgun sequence genomic stretch:
- the LOC129147787 gene encoding kallikrein-7-like, whose translation MAGPLLPTLLLLLLSLAPGSAGQEAQGNGERIINGVVCPRGTHPWQVALYHNNTLQCSGVLINKWWVLTVAHCHQSDYIVQMGSDRLAGGCACKIRATKSFVHPQYNNVTDDHDIMLVKLCREARLSYKIKTINLPSSCKDPGTSCTVSGWGTPTSPDATNPSELMCLNVYIISNKQCKVFFPTMLKKYMICASANDGLSSSCSGDSGSPLICEGSLQGLVSSGFYPCTPPLEPVIYTRICMYRKWISDTMKNNS comes from the exons ATGGCAGGTCCCCTTCTCCCAACcctgctgctcctactgctgtCCTTAGCACCGGGATCTGCTGGACAAGAGG CACAAGGCAACGGGGAAAGGATTATTAATGGAGTTGTATGTCCAAGAGGCACCCATCCCTGGCAGGTGGCCCTGTATCACAACAATACCTTGCAGTGTTCAGGTGTGCTGATCAACAAGTGGTGGGTTCTCACCGTCGCCCACTGCCACCAGAG tgattataTTGTGCAAATGGGCAGTGATCGTCTGGCTGGTGGGTGTGCCTGCAAGATAAGGGCTACAAAGTCATTCGTCCACCCCCAGTATAACAACGTCACCGATGATCATGACATCATGCTTGTGAAGCTGTGCAGAGAGGCCAGGCTCTCGTACAAGATAAAGACAATCAACCTACCGTCCAGCTGCAAAGACCCTGGGACAAGCTGTACTGTCTCTGGCTGGGGCA ccccaacttctccaGATGCAACAAATCCATCAGAGCTCATGTGCTTGAATGTCTACATCATCTCCAACAAGCAATGCAAGGTGTTTTTTCCTACCATGTTGAAAAAGTACATGATCTGTGCTTCTGCCAACGACGgactctcctcctcctgcagc GGCGACTCCGGGAGCCCGCTGATTTGCGAAGGTTCCCTGCAAGGCCTGGTGTCCAGCGGATTTTACCCTTGTACACCACCCTTAGAGCCAGTGATATACACCCGCATATGCATGTACCGCAAATGGATATCTGATACCATGAAAAACAATTCCTAA